CTGGGCGGCAAGGCGCAGGGCGTGCCCCGCGAGGACCACTTCGACATCACCGCCGCCAGCGAGGTGATGGCCATCCTCGCGCTCGCGGAGGGACTGAAGGACCTGGAGGCGCGCCTGGGCCGCGTCATCATCGGCCACAGCCGGGACGGCCAGCCGGTGCGCGCGCAGGACGTGAACGCGGCGGCGGCCATGGTGGCGCTGCTCAAGGACGCGCTGATGCCCAACCTCGCCCAGACGCGCGAGGGCGGCCCGGCCCTGGTGCACGCGGGGCCCTTCGCCAACATCGCCCACGGGTGCAGCTCCGTGCTGGGCACCCGCATGGGCCTGGCCTACGCGGACGAGGTCATCACCGAGGCGGGCTTCGGCTTCGACCTGGGCGCGGAGAAGTTCCTCGACATCAAGTGCCGTGGCGCCGGCATCTGGCCCCGGGGCGTGGTGCTGGTGGTGACGCTGCGGGCGCTGAAGCACCACGGCGGCGCGGCGCCCTCCCGCGTGGCCGAGCCGGACCGCGAGGCCCTGGTCCGCGGCTTCGCCCACCTGGAGAAGCACCTGGAGTCGGTGGCCGCTTTCGGCCTGCCCGCGGTGCTGTGTGTGAATCGCTTCCCCCAGGACCTGGACTCCGAGCTGGAGGAGCTGCGCGCCTTCGGCAAGGCCCGCGGCGTGGAGACGGCGGTGTGTGACGGCTTCTCGCGGGGCGGCGACGGCGCGCTGGAGATCGCGGACCGCGTGCTGGAGATGCTGGACGCCACGGACGCCGCGCCGCCCCAGCCGCGCTTCCTCTACGACGTGACGCAGACGCCCGAGGAGAAGGTGGCCGCCATCGCCCGCACCGTCTACGGCGCGGACGACGTCGCCTTCACCGCGAACGCGAAGAAGGACTTGGAGGCGGTGCGCGAGCTGGGCGGCGCGCAGCTCCCGGTGTGCATGGCGAAGACGCACCTGTCGCTGTCGGACGACCCCACGAAGCTGGGGCGGCCGCGCGGCTTCACCCTCACCGTGCGCGAGGTGCGCCTGTCCGCGGGCGCGGGCTTCCTGGTGGCGCTCACCGGCGACATCCTCACCATGCCCGGGCTGCCGCGTGAGCCAGCGGCCCGCCGCGTCACCGTGCACGACGACGGCCGCGTCACGGGACTGATGCAGGGGGAGTGACGCGCACGCCGGACCGCGGGTGCCACCCAGGACGGTGGCACCCACGCGGGGTCAGGCGCGGAAGCGGGTGGACAGCTCCTGGAGCTGCCCCAACGACGCGTTGATGCGGGTCACCGCCTCCTCGGCGGTCATCGTGGCCGTCACCACGTCCGCCATCATGGAGGACAGCGTCGTCATCACGTCGGTCATCTGCGCGATGCCCGCGTTCTGCTGGGTGACGGAGGCGACAATCTGGCGCGCGGCCTGGCTGCTCTCCTGCACCACGGTGGTGATTTCCTTCAGCGTGTTGGCGGACGCGAGCACCTGCTCGATGCCCTCCTCCATCTTCTCGCTGTCCCCCTCCGCGATGCCCACCGTCTGGCGGATGGCCTGGTTGATTTCGAGGAGAATCTTGCCGATGCGCTGCGTGCTCTGCAGCGACTGGCCGCTGAGCGACCGCATCTCCCGCGCCACCACCGCGAAGCCCCGGCCCTGCTCGCCCGCGCGCGCCGCCTCGATGGCCGCGTTGAGCGCGAGCACGTTGGACTGGTCCGCCAGGTCCTTCACGCTGCCGATGATTTCACCCGCGTGCACGGCCTGGTCGCTCAGGTGCGCGATGCTGCCCACCAACGTGCCCACCCGCTCACGAATCTGCGTGAGGCCCTCGGCGCTCTTCTCGATGGACTCCTGACCCGACACGCCGAACGCATCCGCCTGTCCGGCGACGCGGAGCACCATCTCCGCGCGGCTGGCGGCCATGCTGGACGTCTGCGCGATTTCAGCGATGGTGGTGCTCGCCTCCGTGAGGCTGCGCGACTGGTTGGTGAGGAAGTCCACCTGCTCCTTGCTCGCCTGCGTCAACGTCTGCGCCGCGGCCGTCAGGTCGTCCACCACCTGCTGGATGGTGGTGGGCACCTCGCGCAGCCGGGTCACCATCACCTGGAAGCCGCGCGCCAGCTCGCCCACCTCGTCCTGAGCGCTCACGTCCAGGTCCTGCCGCAGGTCGCCCTTCTCCGCGATGCGCGTGGCCACGTGGGTCAGCTTCGCCAACGGCAGCGTCACCTCCCGGTGCAGCCAGATGGCGAGCCCCACCGTCAGACCGATGCACAGCAGCACCAGCACGCTCACCGTCCACGAGGTGGCGCTGTGCAGGCCGGCGAGCGACGCGTACGAATCCACGATGGCCTGGCCGTCCTCGGCCGCGGCCTGCTCCAGGGCTTCACGCAGCGAAGCCGCCTGGGCGTCCAGCGCCGTCCGCGCCACCTGCGCGTCGCCCGCCACGGCGGCGGCGAGGGCCTGCTCGGCGGCGGCCCAGTACGCGGTGAGCGACGCCTTGAGCGCATCCACCCGCTCCACGTTCGCGCCGGGCACGTCCCGCGCGAGGTCGAGCTTCGCCTGCAACCCGCTCACCTCCGCGCGCAGGGGCTCGAGCCCCCCGGCCACCTTCCCCGCCACCGCGGCCGTCACCCCCAGGTGCAACCCCGGGTAGCGGTGCATCACCTCGCGGCTCAACTCGACCGTGGGAACCTGCGAGTCGCTGATACGCGCGTAGACACCACCGGAACGCGAGCCCAGGGCCATGAACGCGATGAAGATGGCCACCAGGAACACC
This genomic window from Myxococcus hansupus contains:
- a CDS encoding formate--tetrahydrofolate ligase: MKLRAMSEVGAELGLAPEDVLPWGTHRAKVSLDALGKRSGKQGRLVLVSAINPTPPGEGKTTMSVALAMGLRKRGRRAVAALREPSLGPVFGVKGGGTGGGQASLEPAADINLHFTGDLHAITSANNLLAALVDNAVFYGQPVALDATRVRWRRALDMNDRFLRNVIVGLGGKAQGVPREDHFDITAASEVMAILALAEGLKDLEARLGRVIIGHSRDGQPVRAQDVNAAAAMVALLKDALMPNLAQTREGGPALVHAGPFANIAHGCSSVLGTRMGLAYADEVITEAGFGFDLGAEKFLDIKCRGAGIWPRGVVLVVTLRALKHHGGAAPSRVAEPDREALVRGFAHLEKHLESVAAFGLPAVLCVNRFPQDLDSELEELRAFGKARGVETAVCDGFSRGGDGALEIADRVLEMLDATDAAPPQPRFLYDVTQTPEEKVAAIARTVYGADDVAFTANAKKDLEAVRELGGAQLPVCMAKTHLSLSDDPTKLGRPRGFTLTVREVRLSAGAGFLVALTGDILTMPGLPREPAARRVTVHDDGRVTGLMQGE
- a CDS encoding methyl-accepting chemotaxis protein, which gives rise to MRLKLKQKMMVLPAVVAVFLVAIFIAFMALGSRSGGVYARISDSQVPTVELSREVMHRYPGLHLGVTAAVAGKVAGGLEPLRAEVSGLQAKLDLARDVPGANVERVDALKASLTAYWAAAEQALAAAVAGDAQVARTALDAQAASLREALEQAAAEDGQAIVDSYASLAGLHSATSWTVSVLVLLCIGLTVGLAIWLHREVTLPLAKLTHVATRIAEKGDLRQDLDVSAQDEVGELARGFQVMVTRLREVPTTIQQVVDDLTAAAQTLTQASKEQVDFLTNQSRSLTEASTTIAEIAQTSSMAASRAEMVLRVAGQADAFGVSGQESIEKSAEGLTQIRERVGTLVGSIAHLSDQAVHAGEIIGSVKDLADQSNVLALNAAIEAARAGEQGRGFAVVAREMRSLSGQSLQSTQRIGKILLEINQAIRQTVGIAEGDSEKMEEGIEQVLASANTLKEITTVVQESSQAARQIVASVTQQNAGIAQMTDVMTTLSSMMADVVTATMTAEEAVTRINASLGQLQELSTRFRA